In the genome of Rhizobium etli 8C-3, one region contains:
- a CDS encoding putative bifunctional diguanylate cyclase/phosphodiesterase, with translation MKPHNPNRVPIDVYLSFVSSLSGNRMTLLAGVVVHVATFLAVAAKTQSFVYVLLSAAALLVFCVRMITFRRFDRVEKEKLSRAGIERWERVLVAGAACTTAILGIGSGYAIFVVHDSFAELACISVTMATMVSVVGRNYGSRLAVDLQTFSCCLPMIVGSLMALDFYRGILSIFLIPFWLTTRAMANGVREFLYENVIAHRQISLIADRFDTALNNMPHGLVMVDASNRIQVINRKACELLKIGEPDRLKDRDLGAVLRYGARYSFMDASQPELILRQLTQVAEEGLSRTLIHFPESLSLEFSAKRRADGGAVLIFEDVSSRVKAEQKILHMVRFDALTGLPNREYFGHLVKEYIERHPKRRGPLGFMVLDIDEFKHVNDMRGHITGDHLLCAIAARLKDEAGNAIVGRLMGDQFVIFFPHARNNEALDAEIRRMHGDVQGNYAVDEVTFLVSLSAGYAILESNAFAMEEWSIKADLALFESKSRLRGGITGFEHEMDGRYIEQQKLKADLREAVAAGALSVAFQPMFKADGARIECAEALARWVHPEKGAIPPDVFIRLAEEMGIISDITRFILFKACSECMTWPDHIAISVNLSARDLRDNDILAVVSEALSTSGLKASRLHLEITESCLIDEPAAVRAILAELRSHGITIAIDDFGTGFSSLSYLDTLPLDIVKIDRSFVRNIAEDTRRLKLLCGTVNLARELGLKIVIEGVETVEQLALLNKHRSADLVQGYVFSPPVPSKEIGILSQALSRRVTQRRRSKVA, from the coding sequence ATGAAACCACATAACCCGAACAGGGTCCCTATCGACGTGTATCTGTCGTTTGTGAGTTCTCTTTCGGGGAACCGCATGACGCTGCTCGCCGGCGTCGTCGTGCATGTCGCAACTTTCCTGGCGGTTGCAGCCAAAACACAGTCTTTTGTCTATGTTCTGCTGTCGGCAGCCGCCCTGCTGGTCTTTTGCGTGCGCATGATCACCTTCCGGCGCTTCGACCGCGTGGAGAAAGAGAAACTGTCGCGCGCCGGAATCGAGCGCTGGGAGCGGGTCCTGGTTGCCGGCGCCGCCTGCACGACAGCCATCCTCGGCATCGGCAGCGGCTATGCCATCTTCGTCGTGCATGATTCCTTCGCCGAGCTTGCCTGCATTTCCGTCACCATGGCGACCATGGTTTCCGTCGTCGGCCGCAATTACGGCTCGCGGCTGGCAGTTGACCTGCAGACTTTCTCCTGCTGCCTGCCGATGATCGTCGGCAGCCTGATGGCGCTGGATTTCTATCGCGGCATCCTCTCCATCTTCCTCATTCCCTTTTGGCTGACAACGCGGGCGATGGCGAACGGTGTGCGCGAGTTTCTTTATGAGAATGTCATCGCTCACCGGCAGATCTCGCTGATTGCCGATCGTTTCGATACAGCGCTCAACAATATGCCGCACGGTCTCGTGATGGTCGATGCGTCGAACCGCATCCAGGTGATCAACCGGAAGGCCTGCGAGCTTCTCAAGATCGGCGAACCGGACCGTTTGAAAGATCGCGACCTCGGTGCCGTGCTGCGCTACGGCGCGCGCTACAGCTTCATGGATGCCTCGCAGCCGGAATTGATTCTGCGGCAGCTGACACAGGTTGCCGAGGAGGGCCTGTCGCGCACCCTGATCCATTTTCCTGAGAGCCTGTCGCTGGAATTTTCCGCGAAGCGTCGTGCCGACGGCGGCGCAGTTTTGATCTTCGAGGATGTGTCGAGCCGCGTCAAGGCGGAGCAGAAGATCCTGCATATGGTTCGCTTCGATGCGCTGACCGGACTGCCGAACCGCGAATATTTCGGTCATCTCGTAAAGGAATATATCGAGCGCCATCCGAAAAGGCGTGGGCCGCTTGGCTTCATGGTCCTCGACATCGACGAGTTCAAGCACGTCAACGACATGCGCGGCCACATCACCGGCGATCACCTGCTCTGCGCAATTGCCGCGCGGCTCAAGGACGAAGCAGGCAATGCCATCGTCGGACGCCTCATGGGCGACCAGTTCGTCATCTTCTTCCCGCATGCCAGGAACAACGAAGCGCTCGATGCCGAAATCCGCCGGATGCATGGCGACGTTCAGGGCAATTACGCAGTGGACGAGGTCACCTTCCTTGTGTCGCTCAGCGCCGGCTACGCAATCCTCGAAAGCAATGCATTTGCAATGGAGGAGTGGAGCATCAAGGCAGACCTCGCCCTTTTTGAAAGCAAGTCACGACTGCGCGGCGGCATCACCGGCTTCGAGCACGAAATGGATGGACGCTACATCGAGCAGCAGAAGCTGAAGGCGGACTTGCGCGAGGCGGTGGCTGCGGGCGCGCTCAGCGTTGCGTTTCAACCGATGTTCAAAGCCGATGGGGCACGCATCGAATGCGCCGAGGCGCTGGCGCGCTGGGTCCACCCGGAAAAAGGCGCCATTCCGCCGGACGTTTTCATCCGCCTCGCCGAAGAGATGGGCATCATATCGGACATCACGCGGTTCATCCTTTTCAAGGCCTGCAGCGAATGCATGACCTGGCCCGACCACATTGCGATTTCGGTCAATCTCTCGGCACGCGACCTGCGTGACAACGATATCCTCGCCGTCGTTTCGGAAGCGCTTTCGACATCGGGCCTCAAGGCGTCGCGGCTGCATCTGGAAATTACGGAAAGCTGTCTCATCGACGAGCCTGCGGCGGTGCGCGCCATCCTCGCGGAGTTGCGCTCCCACGGCATCACCATAGCGATCGACGACTTCGGCACGGGCTTCTCCAGCCTTAGCTACCTCGACACGCTGCCGCTCGACATCGTCAAGATCGATCGCTCCTTCGTTCGCAATATCGCCGAAGACACGCGCCGCCTGAAGCTTTTGTGCGGTACTGTCAATCTCGCCCGCGAGCTTGGCCTGAAGATCGTCATCGAAGGTGTGGAAACTGTCGAGCAACTGGCATTGCTCAACAAGCATCGCAGTGCAGATCTCGTGCAGGGATATGTATTTTCTCCGCCCGTCCCCTCAAAGGAGATCGGCATCCTTTCGCAAGCGCTCAGCCGCCGCGTCACCCAGCGCCGCCGCAGCAAGGTTGCCTGA
- a CDS encoding TRAP transporter small permease subunit, whose translation MPAFLSVSRLIDSVSQFIGRIADYMVLVCCFISAGNAIVRYLFNYSSNGWLEIQWYLFAYVVVLGAAHTLRNNEHVRVDLIYGSVSDRARIWIDIIGLIVFLIPACSFLAYLCWPYFVIAFQQGEVSANAGGLIRWPVKLVLFAGFALLVLQGISELIKRIAAVSGYIQLETKYEKPLQ comes from the coding sequence ATGCCGGCGTTCCTAAGCGTCAGCCGGCTGATCGACAGCGTCAGCCAATTCATCGGGAGAATCGCGGATTACATGGTGCTTGTGTGCTGCTTCATCAGCGCCGGCAATGCAATCGTCCGCTATCTTTTCAATTACAGCTCGAATGGTTGGCTGGAGATCCAATGGTATCTCTTCGCCTACGTCGTCGTGCTCGGGGCAGCTCATACGCTGCGCAACAATGAGCACGTGCGCGTCGACCTCATATACGGTTCGGTTTCCGACAGGGCCAGAATCTGGATCGATATCATCGGTTTGATCGTCTTCCTGATTCCGGCCTGCTCCTTCCTGGCTTACCTTTGCTGGCCCTATTTCGTGATCGCCTTCCAGCAGGGCGAGGTATCCGCCAATGCCGGAGGGCTCATCCGCTGGCCGGTCAAGCTTGTTCTTTTTGCAGGTTTCGCACTCCTGGTGCTGCAGGGTATTTCGGAACTCATCAAGAGGATCGCCGCGGTGAGCGGCTACATCCAGCTCGAAACGAAATACGAAAAGCCCCTGCAATAA
- a CDS encoding TRAP transporter large permease, producing MFDFGIIPPAMFLGMVIFMLYGFPVAFSLASVGLFFGVIGIATGHFSEAFLQALPLRIFGIVSNDLLLAIPFFTFMGAILERCGLAEDLLEGTGKLFGAVPGGLAYAVILVGAVLGAITGTVAASVITMGVISLPIMLRYGYNPRLATGVIAASGTITQVIPPSLVLVVLADQLGRSVGDMYLGAIGPSILQVAIFLGFILFLSIVRPGLMPPLPKDVRGEFNWALLMKVLAGMVPSIILIFLVLGTIFMGLATPTEAGALGVVGAMMLAALHRRLTWPLVREAMTSTMHITSMVVMILIGSTCFSLVFQGMDGSRWIEHMLSGIPGGPVGFLIFVNLFIFVLAFFLDFFEIAFIVIPMLAPVASALGIDLIWFGVLICVNMQTSFMHPPFGFALFYLRSIASRDVKTRDIYMGAIPWVVMQLILVAIVIFWPQSVTYWLNKGPAVDLNTIKIEIPGFGGNQLSLPPAGAPGGNGSPQIPGLTLPSLNGLPGQQPAPPAKPAPGNPAQPTAPPADLSQPPQIK from the coding sequence TTGTTTGACTTCGGTATCATTCCGCCGGCGATGTTTCTGGGCATGGTCATCTTCATGCTCTACGGCTTTCCGGTGGCCTTTTCACTCGCCTCCGTCGGCCTGTTCTTCGGCGTCATCGGCATAGCAACCGGCCATTTCAGCGAGGCCTTCCTGCAGGCCCTGCCCCTTCGCATCTTCGGCATCGTTTCCAACGACCTGCTGCTCGCCATACCCTTCTTCACCTTCATGGGCGCCATTCTGGAAAGATGTGGTCTGGCTGAGGATCTTCTCGAGGGAACCGGCAAGCTCTTCGGCGCCGTTCCTGGCGGTCTTGCCTATGCCGTCATCCTCGTCGGCGCTGTTCTCGGCGCCATCACCGGGACGGTTGCGGCATCGGTCATCACCATGGGCGTGATTTCGCTGCCGATCATGCTGCGCTACGGCTACAACCCGCGCCTGGCGACCGGCGTCATCGCCGCGTCGGGCACGATCACCCAGGTCATCCCGCCCTCCCTCGTGCTCGTCGTTCTCGCCGACCAGCTCGGCAGATCGGTCGGTGACATGTATCTCGGCGCCATCGGCCCTTCGATCCTGCAGGTCGCGATCTTCCTTGGCTTCATCCTGTTCCTGTCCATCGTCCGGCCAGGCTTGATGCCGCCGCTGCCGAAGGATGTGCGCGGCGAGTTCAACTGGGCACTGCTGATGAAGGTGCTGGCCGGCATGGTGCCCTCCATTATCCTCATCTTCCTCGTGCTCGGCACGATCTTCATGGGGCTTGCAACGCCAACGGAAGCCGGCGCCCTGGGCGTCGTGGGCGCGATGATGCTTGCAGCGCTCCACCGCCGCCTGACCTGGCCGCTGGTTCGCGAAGCCATGACTTCGACGATGCATATCACCTCGATGGTGGTGATGATCCTGATCGGCTCGACCTGCTTCAGCCTCGTTTTTCAAGGAATGGATGGTTCGCGCTGGATCGAGCACATGTTGTCGGGCATCCCGGGCGGGCCGGTCGGATTCCTGATCTTCGTCAACCTCTTCATCTTCGTCCTCGCCTTCTTCCTCGATTTCTTCGAAATCGCCTTCATCGTCATCCCGATGCTGGCGCCCGTCGCTTCGGCGCTCGGTATCGATCTGATCTGGTTTGGCGTGCTGATCTGCGTGAACATGCAGACGAGCTTCATGCACCCGCCCTTCGGCTTCGCACTGTTCTATCTGCGCTCCATCGCCAGCCGTGACGTGAAGACACGGGATATCTACATGGGCGCGATCCCATGGGTCGTCATGCAGCTCATCCTCGTCGCGATCGTGATATTCTGGCCGCAATCGGTGACCTACTGGCTGAACAAGGGTCCGGCCGTGGACCTCAACACGATCAAGATCGAAATACCCGGCTTTGGAGGCAACCAGCTTTCGTTGCCGCCCGCGGGCGCACCCGGCGGCAACGGCTCGCCGCAGATCCCAGGCCTCACCCTGCCCTCCCTGAACGGTCTGCCAGGCCAGCAGCCAGCGCCTCCTGCCAAGCCTGCGCCCGGTAATCCGGCGCAACCGACGGCACCACCAGCCGATCTTAGCCAACCGCCGCAGATAAAATAA
- a CDS encoding TRAP transporter substrate-binding protein: MDRRSFIKKAGTAGAGAVAASALAAPAIAQENPKISWRMTSSFPKSLDTIFGGAEDIAKHVSDATGGNFTIQPFAAGEIVPALQAADAVTSGTVEAAHTTAYYFVGKDPTYAIGTAIPFGLNSRLTNAWYYQGNGNALMNEFFATQGMYGLPAGNTGAQMGGWFRKEINTLDDLKGVKMRIAGIAGQVMSKLGVIPQQIGGGDIYPALEKGTIDAAEFVGPYDDLKLGFHKVAKYYYYPGWWEGGPTVHGLFNLEKWSSLPKHYQAALTDACAFANTNMLAKYDMKNPRALKQLVAEGATLRPFSQEILEAAFQASMGLYGELSASNPYFKKIYDDQTAFKRDAYLWMQLSEYTFDTFMMIQQRSGKL, from the coding sequence ATGGATCGTCGTTCGTTTATTAAGAAGGCCGGAACCGCGGGGGCAGGTGCCGTTGCCGCGAGCGCACTCGCCGCCCCGGCGATCGCGCAGGAGAATCCGAAAATTTCCTGGCGCATGACCTCTTCGTTCCCGAAGAGCCTGGACACGATCTTCGGCGGCGCGGAAGATATCGCCAAGCATGTTTCCGATGCCACCGGCGGCAATTTCACGATCCAGCCTTTCGCGGCCGGCGAGATCGTCCCGGCGCTGCAGGCCGCCGATGCTGTGACCTCAGGAACGGTCGAGGCAGCTCACACCACTGCCTATTATTTCGTCGGTAAGGATCCGACCTATGCCATCGGTACGGCCATTCCGTTCGGCCTCAACAGCCGCCTGACGAATGCTTGGTATTATCAGGGCAATGGCAATGCGCTGATGAACGAATTCTTTGCCACGCAGGGTATGTACGGCCTGCCAGCCGGCAATACCGGCGCGCAGATGGGCGGCTGGTTCCGCAAGGAAATCAATACTCTGGACGACCTGAAGGGCGTTAAGATGCGCATTGCGGGCATTGCGGGGCAGGTCATGTCTAAGCTCGGCGTCATTCCGCAGCAGATTGGCGGCGGCGATATTTACCCCGCGCTCGAGAAGGGTACGATCGATGCCGCGGAATTCGTCGGTCCTTATGACGACCTGAAGCTCGGCTTCCATAAGGTGGCGAAGTACTACTACTATCCGGGTTGGTGGGAAGGCGGCCCGACGGTGCACGGCTTGTTCAATCTTGAAAAGTGGAGCAGCCTGCCCAAGCACTATCAGGCGGCTCTGACCGATGCCTGTGCCTTCGCCAACACGAACATGCTGGCGAAGTACGACATGAAGAATCCGAGGGCGCTGAAGCAACTCGTCGCGGAAGGTGCAACGCTGCGTCCCTTCAGCCAGGAAATTCTGGAAGCAGCATTCCAAGCTTCGATGGGTCTCTATGGTGAGCTTTCGGCTTCAAACCCGTATTTCAAGAAGATCTACGACGACCAGACTGCGTTCAAGCGCGACGCTTACCTCTGGATGCAGCTTTCCGAATACACCTTCGATACCTTCATGATGATCCAGCAGCGCTCGGGCAAGCTCTGA
- a CDS encoding gamma-glutamyl-gamma-aminobutyrate hydrolase family protein has translation MMKPIVAVPADTRTLDGADWHAVQHQYVRAALNAAGVMAFIIPAFEKGYETDQILDRVDGLLVSGSASNVHPSLYGAEARESDGPFDPARDATAIPLIRRAIDRAIPLLAICRGIQELNVALGGSLASEIHEQDGIWDHRKPADVDRDGMYAIRQSVFVKEGSCIARIIGPGEVLVNSLHRQAIAKTAPRLQVEAIAEDGTIEAVSVIDAKAFAVGVQWHPEYWAETDKPSNQIFAAFGDAARQYAETKNVSMTVKA, from the coding sequence ATGATGAAGCCGATCGTCGCCGTTCCTGCCGATACCCGCACCCTCGATGGCGCCGACTGGCATGCCGTCCAGCATCAATATGTACGCGCGGCGCTCAACGCTGCAGGCGTCATGGCCTTCATCATTCCTGCCTTCGAGAAGGGCTATGAAACGGACCAGATCCTTGACCGAGTGGATGGCCTGCTGGTTTCCGGTTCTGCGAGCAACGTCCACCCATCGCTCTACGGTGCCGAGGCTCGCGAGAGCGATGGCCCCTTCGACCCCGCCCGTGACGCAACGGCCATACCCCTCATCCGCCGTGCAATCGACCGAGCCATCCCGCTCCTGGCGATCTGCCGCGGCATACAGGAGCTGAACGTCGCGCTCGGCGGTTCCCTTGCCAGTGAAATCCACGAGCAGGATGGCATCTGGGACCACAGAAAGCCGGCCGATGTCGATCGCGACGGCATGTACGCTATCCGCCAAAGCGTTTTCGTCAAGGAGGGCTCCTGCATCGCCCGCATCATCGGTCCAGGCGAAGTCCTGGTGAACTCGCTGCACCGTCAGGCAATCGCCAAGACGGCGCCCCGCCTACAGGTGGAGGCGATCGCGGAAGACGGGACGATCGAAGCCGTTTCCGTCATCGACGCCAAAGCCTTTGCCGTCGGCGTGCAGTGGCATCCGGAATACTGGGCCGAAACCGACAAGCCGTCGAACCAGATCTTTGCCGCCTTCGGTGATGCGGCACGGCAATATGCGGAGACCAAGAATGTCTCCATGACGGTTAAGGCTTAG
- a CDS encoding 2-hydroxyacid dehydrogenase, giving the protein MSRIAILVPGKIHERVLATLNDRFDVVAVDKDETLKLDATTANRIRGAAVSGAFAAKWMDQLPNLEVIASFGVGYDAVDVRHAAEKGIVVTNTPDVLNDEVADTAIGLLLNTVRELPRAENWLREGHWTMGSAYPLSRFSLKGRHVGLYGLGRIGQEIAKRLEPFKVKISYHTRTIHPDIAYDYHPTLKGLADAVDTLIAIVPKTPHTHKTIDAEILSALGPDGILINVGRGWTVDEAALVSALKSGALGAAGLDVFYGEPVVPAELFALPNAVLLPHVASASIPTRNAMADLVAGNLIGWFEEGRPLTPVPETPLAR; this is encoded by the coding sequence ATGTCCCGCATTGCCATTCTCGTGCCCGGGAAGATACACGAGCGTGTTCTTGCGACCTTGAATGACCGTTTCGATGTTGTCGCGGTCGACAAAGACGAGACGTTGAAACTCGACGCTACAACCGCAAACCGTATTCGCGGCGCAGCTGTTAGCGGCGCGTTTGCCGCAAAGTGGATGGATCAACTGCCCAACCTTGAGGTGATCGCGAGCTTCGGCGTCGGCTATGACGCCGTGGACGTCAGGCATGCTGCGGAAAAAGGAATCGTCGTTACCAACACGCCGGATGTATTGAACGACGAGGTCGCCGATACGGCGATCGGCCTTTTGCTCAATACCGTCCGCGAGCTGCCGCGAGCCGAGAACTGGCTGCGTGAGGGCCACTGGACGATGGGTTCGGCCTATCCATTGTCGCGCTTTTCCTTGAAGGGACGGCATGTCGGTCTTTACGGTCTCGGCCGTATCGGCCAAGAGATCGCCAAGCGCCTCGAACCGTTCAAGGTGAAAATCAGTTATCACACGCGCACGATCCATCCCGATATCGCCTATGATTACCACCCGACGCTGAAAGGTCTCGCCGACGCTGTCGATACGCTGATTGCGATCGTTCCGAAGACGCCTCACACCCACAAGACGATCGATGCGGAGATCCTTTCTGCACTTGGCCCCGACGGCATCCTGATCAATGTCGGCCGGGGCTGGACGGTGGATGAAGCAGCGCTCGTTTCGGCGCTGAAGAGCGGCGCACTCGGTGCTGCTGGCCTCGATGTCTTCTACGGTGAGCCGGTGGTCCCGGCGGAACTCTTCGCCTTGCCGAATGCGGTGCTGCTGCCGCACGTCGCCTCCGCCTCGATCCCGACGCGCAACGCGATGGCCGATCTCGTTGCCGGCAATCTCATCGGTTGGTTCGAGGAGGGCAGGCCGCTAACCCCGGTGCCGGAGACGCCTTTGGCAAGGTAA
- a CDS encoding LacI family DNA-binding transcriptional regulator has translation MAQKIKLSTIAETLGISTATVSLALRDSPLVAGNTREKIKEQARALGYIYNRRAASLRTSRSGIVGVVVHDIMNPFYGEILKAIESELDRSRHTFILSNHYDSVEKQRTFIETLLQLGGDGVIMSPAIGTPPEDMQLAEANGMPAILVARSMEGMDLPTYRGDDSYGISLATNHLIGLGHRSIAMIGGTDQTSTGRDRYQGYVNALRKAEIEVDPNLRIPGPRSMQGGFEAAVHFLSLPQKPSAAVCWNDLVAIGLMNGIARAGLVPGKDISVTGYDDLEEASLSTPALTTVWNGQAEVGRLAARALLDRLAGSHEPDGIHLIKPEMRIRQSTSPYRPRQ, from the coding sequence GTGGCTCAAAAGATAAAACTTTCGACAATTGCCGAAACACTCGGCATTTCAACGGCAACGGTATCGCTTGCCTTGCGCGACAGCCCTCTCGTTGCGGGCAATACGCGAGAAAAAATCAAGGAACAGGCGCGCGCGCTCGGCTATATCTATAACCGCCGGGCCGCAAGCCTGCGCACGTCTCGCTCGGGCATCGTCGGCGTCGTCGTGCACGACATCATGAACCCGTTCTACGGCGAAATCCTGAAGGCGATCGAGAGCGAGCTCGATCGCAGCCGTCATACATTCATCCTGTCCAACCACTATGATTCGGTCGAGAAGCAGCGCACCTTCATCGAGACGCTGCTGCAGCTCGGCGGCGATGGCGTCATCATGTCGCCCGCAATCGGCACGCCGCCGGAAGACATGCAGCTTGCCGAGGCCAACGGCATGCCGGCAATCCTTGTCGCTCGCTCGATGGAGGGGATGGACCTGCCGACCTATCGCGGCGACGACAGCTATGGCATCTCGCTTGCCACCAATCACCTGATCGGGCTCGGGCACCGTTCGATCGCCATGATCGGCGGAACGGATCAGACCTCGACCGGCCGCGACCGCTATCAAGGCTATGTCAATGCGCTGCGCAAGGCGGAGATCGAAGTCGATCCCAACCTGCGCATTCCCGGTCCGCGCTCGATGCAGGGCGGGTTCGAAGCGGCTGTGCATTTCCTGTCGCTGCCACAAAAGCCTTCGGCCGCCGTCTGCTGGAACGATCTCGTTGCCATCGGCCTCATGAACGGCATTGCCCGTGCCGGTCTTGTGCCGGGCAAGGACATTTCGGTGACCGGTTATGACGATCTCGAGGAAGCCTCGCTCTCGACACCGGCGCTGACCACGGTCTGGAATGGGCAGGCTGAAGTCGGCCGCCTTGCCGCCCGGGCCCTTCTCGATCGCTTGGCCGGCAGTCACGAGCCGGACGGCATCCACTTGATCAAGCCCGAGATGCGCATCCGCCAGTCGACAAGCCCTTACAGACCCCGCCAGTAA
- a CDS encoding MarR family winged helix-turn-helix transcriptional regulator, with amino-acid sequence MGKKHKDGKKNKSRKKDQTEYTLADLSPALTQAARSMRTVLSRNLLESGLYAGQDGVILSLAETDGMTAGGLAQKLGVKAPTMTRTIGRMEAQGFLERKPDAEDARLTKVYLTELGRGSVKAIEMAASACDRTATLDFSEKDIRNLVRLLKAIDNNLQAEAVPFEEADEI; translated from the coding sequence ATGGGGAAGAAGCACAAAGACGGCAAGAAGAACAAGTCCAGGAAAAAGGACCAGACCGAATATACGCTTGCCGATCTGTCGCCGGCTTTGACGCAGGCTGCGCGTTCCATGCGCACGGTGCTTTCCCGTAATCTGCTTGAAAGCGGGCTTTACGCCGGCCAGGACGGCGTCATTCTTTCGCTTGCTGAAACCGACGGGATGACGGCAGGCGGGCTTGCGCAGAAACTTGGCGTCAAGGCACCGACCATGACCCGTACCATCGGCCGCATGGAAGCCCAGGGCTTTTTGGAGCGCAAGCCGGATGCGGAAGATGCGCGGCTGACGAAGGTCTACCTTACCGAACTCGGACGCGGCAGCGTGAAGGCGATCGAGATGGCGGCATCGGCCTGCGATCGGACGGCTACGCTCGATTTTTCGGAGAAAGATATCCGCAACCTCGTGCGCCTTCTAAAGGCGATCGACAACAACCTCCAGGCCGAAGCAGTGCCGTTCGAAGAAGCCGACGAAATTTGA
- a CDS encoding creatininase family protein produces MTAPARNFADNDAALSAEDRRNWIAVLPLGAHEQHGPHLPFETDTLIAEGIVERLKAALPPTLPVTFLPTEPVGYSIEHSDVEGTKTLTYNEAIDRWLAIARMLSDIGCRKLVMLNAHGGNSPLMTIVATEARVKFNMLAVATGWTRFGVPDEVISAENKAIDIHGGDIETSVMLALHPGRVAMSRAQNFASRQLEFARRFKHLRAYGQHAFGWKMFDLNIQGAAGNAAAATVEKGEALVGHAVKGLMELLQDVDAFDTSEFT; encoded by the coding sequence ATGACAGCGCCTGCCCGGAACTTCGCAGACAACGATGCCGCACTTTCGGCCGAAGACCGCCGCAACTGGATCGCCGTTCTGCCGCTCGGCGCGCATGAGCAGCACGGCCCGCATCTTCCTTTCGAAACCGACACCTTGATTGCCGAAGGCATCGTCGAACGGCTAAAGGCTGCCCTGCCCCCCACATTGCCGGTCACCTTCTTGCCCACAGAACCGGTCGGTTATTCGATCGAACACAGCGACGTCGAAGGTACGAAGACGCTGACCTATAACGAAGCGATCGACCGCTGGCTCGCAATCGCCCGGATGCTTAGCGATATCGGCTGCCGAAAACTGGTGATGTTGAACGCCCACGGCGGCAATTCACCGCTGATGACAATCGTCGCGACCGAGGCGCGGGTGAAGTTCAACATGTTGGCCGTTGCGACCGGTTGGACCCGCTTTGGCGTGCCGGATGAGGTGATTTCAGCTGAAAACAAGGCGATCGACATCCACGGCGGCGATATCGAAACCTCGGTCATGCTGGCGCTGCATCCCGGTAGGGTCGCCATGTCCAGGGCTCAGAACTTCGCTTCACGGCAGCTGGAATTTGCCAGGCGATTCAAACATCTACGGGCCTACGGGCAGCACGCCTTCGGCTGGAAGATGTTCGATCTGAACATCCAGGGCGCGGCCGGAAACGCCGCGGCCGCAACCGTCGAGAAGGGCGAGGCGCTGGTCGGCCATGCGGTGAAGGGGCTGATGGAACTGCTGCAGGATGTGGATGCGTTCGACACATCCGAATTCACATAG
- a CDS encoding CobW family GTP-binding protein — protein MTDAILTQQKPIPVTVLTGYLGAGKTTLLNRILTENHGKKYAVIVNEFGEIGIDNDLIVESDEEIYEMNNGCVCCTVRGDLIRVVEGLMRRPGRFDGIIVETTGLADPVPVAQTFFMDDDVRAKTELDAVVALVDAKHLPLRLKDSREAEDQIAFADVVLINKTDLVSPEELAQIEDIVRAINPSARVYKTSRSGVDLARVLDQGAFNLERALENDPHFLEQDHDDHVCGPDCDHDHHHHAHDHDHDHHHHDHDHGHHHHGRVSPIHDVTVQSVSLRGGEMNPERFFPWIQKITQTQGPNILRLKGIIAFKDDAERYVVQGVHMIVEGDHQRPWKDGEKHETRLVFIGRELDREKLEASFKACEAAA, from the coding sequence ATGACCGACGCAATTTTGACTCAGCAGAAGCCCATCCCCGTCACCGTGCTCACCGGCTATCTCGGCGCCGGCAAGACGACGCTGCTTAACCGCATCCTGACCGAAAACCACGGCAAGAAATACGCGGTCATCGTCAACGAATTCGGCGAGATCGGCATCGACAACGACCTGATCGTCGAGTCGGATGAGGAGATCTACGAGATGAACAACGGCTGCGTCTGCTGTACCGTGCGCGGCGACCTGATCCGCGTCGTCGAGGGCCTGATGCGCCGCCCCGGACGCTTCGACGGCATCATCGTCGAGACGACCGGACTTGCCGATCCGGTGCCGGTCGCCCAGACCTTCTTCATGGACGACGACGTGCGCGCCAAGACGGAACTCGACGCCGTCGTCGCCCTTGTGGATGCCAAGCACCTGCCGCTTCGCCTCAAGGACAGCCGCGAGGCCGAAGATCAGATCGCCTTTGCCGATGTCGTCCTCATCAACAAGACTGATCTCGTCTCGCCGGAAGAACTGGCGCAGATCGAGGACATCGTCCGCGCTATCAATCCGTCGGCTCGCGTCTACAAGACGAGCCGCTCCGGCGTCGATCTCGCCCGCGTGCTTGATCAGGGCGCTTTCAACCTTGAACGCGCGCTGGAAAACGACCCGCACTTCCTGGAGCAGGATCACGACGATCACGTCTGTGGCCCCGATTGTGATCACGACCACCATCACCATGCGCATGACCACGACCATGACCACCACCACCATGATCACGACCATGGCCATCATCATCACGGCCGGGTGTCGCCGATCCACGACGTGACGGTGCAGTCAGTGTCGCTCCGCGGCGGCGAGATGAACCCCGAGCGCTTCTTCCCCTGGATCCAGAAGATCACCCAGACGCAGGGTCCAAACATCCTGCGCCTTAAGGGCATCATCGCCTTCAAGGACGATGCCGAGCGTTATGTCGTCCAGGGCGTGCACATGATCGTCGAAGGCGATCACCAGCGTCCTTGGAAGGATGGCGAAAAGCACGAGACGCGCCTGGTCTTCATCGGCCGCGAACTCGACCGCGAAAAGCTTGAAGCCTCCTTCAAGGCGTGCGAGGCCGCGGCCTGA